In the Sediminibacter sp. Hel_I_10 genome, one interval contains:
- a CDS encoding class I SAM-dependent methyltransferase, giving the protein MKKDHLKNTLIRICSQPRTLEFISKKMGGLDPIKISHLLKELEKENKIFKKDGYWSIKIKNEELFLDLIDQDSELYLKKHMGYFNFLKNPHPLDFEWRNTAKSLNFLTDLIENLNGKTDKVLLLGMPTLYANCNQRNIPQNVTLVERNKPIVEALEKFSKKNSKIILEDIFSAKPDKIGKFYSVIMDPPWYSNFLYQFVWLASKCLLPGGVLVISIPPINTRERIDKERIDWFSYCQKQGLCIEKLEPEKLEYAMPFFEFNAFRQAGVSNTLPFWRKGDLAFFRKVEQTNSKRPKLEVEKNNWEELQIESMRLRVKINSNQIEKDEEIKITSLVEGDILPSVSRSTKIRDEANVWTTGNRIFKVNNPKKFWNILIKEENHFVCDWFEMIINLEDKEYKDYLAHIYYEMERDAN; this is encoded by the coding sequence ATGAAAAAGGATCATTTAAAAAATACACTCATAAGGATTTGTTCTCAGCCGAGAACATTAGAGTTTATATCAAAAAAAATGGGAGGACTTGATCCAATTAAGATTTCCCATTTACTTAAAGAGCTTGAAAAGGAAAATAAAATTTTTAAAAAAGACGGGTATTGGTCTATCAAAATAAAAAATGAAGAATTATTCTTAGATTTAATTGATCAAGATTCAGAATTGTACTTAAAAAAACATATGGGGTATTTTAATTTCTTGAAAAATCCTCATCCTTTAGATTTTGAATGGAGAAATACAGCGAAAAGTTTAAATTTTTTAACAGATCTAATTGAGAATCTAAACGGAAAAACGGATAAAGTCCTTTTGCTTGGTATGCCTACATTATATGCCAACTGTAATCAACGTAATATTCCTCAGAATGTAACCTTGGTAGAAAGAAACAAACCAATTGTTGAAGCATTAGAAAAATTTAGTAAGAAAAATTCTAAAATAATACTAGAAGATATTTTTTCTGCAAAACCAGATAAAATAGGCAAATTTTATAGTGTTATTATGGATCCTCCATGGTATAGTAATTTTTTATATCAGTTTGTATGGTTAGCATCCAAATGTTTGTTACCAGGTGGAGTATTAGTTATAAGCATACCTCCAATTAATACTAGAGAAAGAATCGATAAAGAGAGAATCGATTGGTTTTCATATTGTCAAAAACAAGGCTTATGTATAGAGAAATTAGAACCAGAAAAACTGGAATATGCAATGCCTTTTTTTGAATTCAATGCCTTCAGACAAGCAGGTGTTAGCAACACTTTACCTTTTTGGAGAAAAGGAGACTTAGCGTTTTTTAGAAAAGTTGAGCAAACAAATTCGAAAAGACCTAAATTGGAAGTAGAAAAAAATAATTGGGAAGAACTGCAAATCGAATCTATGAGATTAAGAGTTAAAATTAACTCAAATCAAATTGAAAAAGATGAGGAAATTAAAATTACTAGTCTGGTAGAAGGAGATATATTACCAAGCGTAAGTAGAAGTACAAAAATAAGAGACGAAGCTAATGTTTGGACTACCGGAAATAGGATTTTTAAGGTAAATAACCCTAAAAAATTCTGGAATATTCTAATTAAAGAAGAGAACCATTTTGTTTGTGATTGGTTTGAAATGATAATAAATTTAGAAGATAAAGAATATAAAGATTACTTAGCTCATATATATTATGAAATGGAAAGAGACGCTAATTAA
- a CDS encoding radical SAM protein, protein MIDTDLLSKNLRIKGIDIERKSVSITNFYNSEQEKDIKDKPNCEGFGRVRHFKYYRNEHWPDNPLPILPASRALGINANKEIRAQVFQNSVCNWRCWYCFVDFKLLSGSPKYSNFKTCDELLDLYLKEENPSKVIDLTGGQPDLTPEWIPWMMNSLIERGLDNDIYLWSDDNLSNDYFWRFLTNKNIDLIKNYKMYGRVCCFKGIDDNSFSLNTQASPALFNNQLELAKRLIELKIDLYFYITLTASSKTNFNKVIPYFMDKLQSIHENLPLKIVPLEVFEFTPVISRMNDQNRDLIKGQYDAIKVWTKELNKRYDINLLEKPITEISL, encoded by the coding sequence TTGATAGACACAGATTTACTTTCAAAAAATTTACGAATTAAAGGTATAGATATAGAGAGAAAATCCGTGTCTATAACTAACTTTTACAATTCTGAACAAGAAAAGGACATTAAAGACAAACCTAATTGTGAGGGCTTCGGTCGAGTAAGACACTTTAAATATTATAGAAATGAACATTGGCCAGATAACCCCCTACCCATTCTCCCTGCCTCCAGAGCTTTAGGCATAAATGCAAACAAAGAAATTAGAGCACAAGTTTTCCAAAACTCCGTTTGCAATTGGAGGTGTTGGTATTGTTTTGTAGACTTTAAGTTGCTTTCTGGAAGTCCTAAATATTCTAATTTTAAGACTTGTGATGAATTATTGGACCTATATTTAAAGGAAGAAAATCCGTCAAAGGTTATCGATTTAACAGGAGGTCAGCCTGACTTAACACCAGAGTGGATTCCTTGGATGATGAATTCACTAATCGAAAGAGGTTTAGATAATGATATTTATTTATGGTCTGATGATAATTTAAGTAATGATTATTTCTGGAGGTTTTTAACCAATAAGAACATTGATCTTATCAAAAATTATAAAATGTACGGTAGAGTTTGCTGTTTTAAGGGAATAGACGACAACTCTTTTAGCTTAAATACGCAAGCCTCCCCTGCATTATTTAACAACCAACTTGAACTAGCTAAAAGGCTAATCGAACTTAAAATTGACTTGTATTTTTACATTACTTTGACCGCCTCTTCAAAAACAAATTTTAATAAAGTAATTCCATATTTTATGGATAAACTTCAATCTATTCATGAAAATTTACCTCTAAAAATAGTCCCGTTAGAAGTATTTGAGTTTACACCAGTCATATCTAGGATGAATGATCAAAATAGAGATTTAATCAAAGGCCAGTATGATGCAATTAAAGTTTGGACTAAGGAGCTGAACAAACGATATGATATTAATCTTCTAGAAAAACCTATTACAGAGATTAGTTTATGA
- a CDS encoding DUF4186 family protein encodes MRNKRGKFTRVPAEVPVQSLTPLDITCGSTKCESKLHCFSLKKSSIKKFGKKGVCRECGTDLIDWNRLHKRDLKDVKFIFSQMKTELIRHVFWHTDIDDQARDEAVKEGMEKLEIRVRKVLKSKVGKHNSFWDGRQTPMGNGDIINYAQHATATCCRKCIEIWHNIPPEDELTEEQLEFFKELVLLYAKDRIPNLLEN; translated from the coding sequence ATGAGAAATAAAAGAGGAAAGTTCACAAGGGTTCCAGCTGAAGTGCCAGTCCAAAGTTTAACACCTTTAGATATTACGTGTGGAAGCACAAAATGTGAATCTAAACTACATTGTTTTAGTTTAAAGAAATCGTCAATAAAAAAGTTTGGCAAAAAAGGAGTCTGCAGAGAATGCGGAACAGATCTGATAGATTGGAATAGACTTCATAAAAGAGATCTAAAGGATGTGAAATTTATATTTTCCCAAATGAAGACTGAATTAATTCGACATGTCTTTTGGCATACTGACATTGATGATCAAGCTAGAGATGAAGCCGTAAAAGAGGGAATGGAAAAGCTAGAAATTAGAGTAAGAAAAGTTCTTAAGTCAAAAGTTGGTAAACATAATTCATTCTGGGATGGAAGACAAACTCCCATGGGAAATGGTGATATCATAAATTATGCTCAACATGCCACAGCCACTTGTTGTAGAAAATGCATAGAAATTTGGCATAATATTCCACCTGAAGATGAATTAACTGAAGAACAGTTGGAATTTTTCAAAGAGCTTGTTCTATTATATGCCAAAGATCGAATTCCTAACCTTCTAGAAAACTAA
- a CDS encoding ImmA/IrrE family metallo-endopeptidase produces MKKNKNQKIKTADLKKYFISESSLISSDLNTAQSILIENGYDIEELENEALEFISNIDLTQSSKIEIKFTWKELFKKLSKNGLPSQLIKNKIIPNYPSSNTGSTEDLELTIDCLSQIFGFSRESLINDEVLSISTAPMRQAFFKKPINTNIHQINAYSHYAQFIAKTVSVGCKDIIIKEYPKDIKEFKAIITNKEGDFDIESILKAVWDLGICVVPLNDSGVFHGASWNIEERHIIVLKQKTDSHAKWIFDLLHELYHVFVHLEDSNSSVIEEQEISPLQANDSIEEREANAFANGIIFGNKAEELAQKCVDNANGRIQGLKQSVLRVAEEENIRPDFLANYIAYRLNIEGDNWWGTANSLQITKPLPYKIVKDQLIDKINYNHLNKLERHMLSKAINTI; encoded by the coding sequence ATGAAAAAAAATAAAAACCAAAAAATAAAAACAGCTGATTTAAAGAAATATTTTATCTCGGAATCTTCTTTAATAAGTTCCGATTTAAATACAGCTCAATCAATTTTGATTGAAAATGGCTACGATATTGAAGAATTAGAGAATGAAGCCTTAGAATTTATTTCAAATATTGATTTAACTCAAAGTTCAAAAATCGAAATAAAATTTACTTGGAAAGAATTATTTAAAAAGTTATCAAAAAATGGTCTCCCTAGTCAATTGATTAAAAACAAAATTATCCCAAATTATCCTTCGTCAAATACAGGAAGCACAGAGGATTTAGAATTGACTATTGATTGTTTATCTCAAATATTTGGTTTTAGTAGAGAATCTCTGATTAACGATGAAGTTTTAAGCATATCAACAGCACCAATGCGTCAAGCATTTTTCAAAAAACCTATTAATACCAATATACATCAAATAAATGCATATTCACATTATGCACAGTTTATTGCAAAAACTGTATCTGTTGGATGTAAAGACATCATCATAAAGGAATATCCAAAAGACATTAAAGAATTTAAGGCTATAATCACAAATAAAGAAGGGGATTTTGATATTGAATCTATACTTAAAGCAGTTTGGGATTTAGGCATTTGTGTAGTACCATTAAATGACTCTGGAGTATTTCATGGAGCTAGTTGGAATATAGAAGAAAGACATATCATTGTTCTTAAACAGAAAACAGATTCTCATGCTAAATGGATATTTGATCTACTGCATGAGTTATATCATGTCTTTGTTCACTTAGAAGATTCTAATTCATCAGTTATTGAAGAACAGGAAATTTCACCATTACAAGCTAATGATTCTATTGAGGAGAGAGAGGCTAATGCCTTTGCTAATGGAATAATATTTGGAAATAAAGCAGAGGAATTAGCACAAAAATGTGTAGATAACGCTAATGGAAGGATTCAAGGATTAAAACAGTCAGTTCTTCGTGTTGCTGAAGAAGAGAATATTAGACCAGATTTCCTGGCTAATTATATTGCCTACAGGTTAAATATCGAAGGGGATAATTGGTGGGGGACTGCTAATTCATTACAGATAACAAAGCCTCTACCATATAAAATAGTAAAAGATCAGTTAATAGATAAAATTAATTATAATCATTTAAATAAATTAGAAAGACATATGCTTTCTAAAGCAATTAATACAATATGA
- a CDS encoding DUF6607 family protein, with the protein MKQITLSAVCLFAFILTGHAQDKKEKDQEAIKKMCGCFEVNFDFAETFEYSNDSLYKGSEVKHDKALEWVELVEDSNDKIVMQHLLVVGNPSAPSVVKHWRQDWLYENTQLYTYDANNQWVYTQLPKQDVKGQWSQKVFQVDDSPRYEGSATWVHVDGKSFWENTTSAPLPRREYTQRNDYNLTVRRNRHAITKEGWIHDQDNDKVIRTEGKEDVLLAQEKGLNTYKKVADSKCKVAQDYWANNQKNWAIVRAKWDNVFERASDLKLEHKVDHKPLYAHFFSEDFTFNTKTVNDVIDSYVIE; encoded by the coding sequence ATGAAACAAATCACATTATCAGCTGTATGCCTTTTTGCGTTCATCTTAACTGGACATGCACAAGACAAAAAAGAGAAAGATCAAGAGGCCATAAAAAAGATGTGCGGTTGTTTTGAAGTCAACTTTGATTTTGCCGAAACATTCGAATATTCTAATGATTCCCTCTACAAAGGTTCAGAAGTAAAGCACGACAAAGCCTTAGAATGGGTGGAACTGGTAGAGGACAGTAACGATAAAATTGTAATGCAGCATTTACTTGTTGTTGGAAATCCTAGTGCCCCTAGCGTTGTTAAACATTGGCGACAGGATTGGCTGTATGAAAATACTCAATTGTATACCTATGACGCCAATAACCAATGGGTCTATACCCAATTGCCTAAGCAAGACGTTAAAGGACAGTGGAGTCAAAAAGTCTTTCAAGTAGATGATAGCCCGAGATATGAAGGTTCGGCTACTTGGGTGCATGTAGACGGCAAAAGTTTTTGGGAAAACACCACTTCTGCCCCACTGCCAAGACGTGAGTATACCCAAAGAAACGACTACAATCTCACCGTGAGAAGAAATAGACATGCCATTACTAAAGAAGGATGGATTCATGATCAAGACAATGATAAAGTCATCCGTACCGAAGGTAAAGAGGATGTGTTACTGGCGCAGGAGAAAGGCCTCAACACTTACAAAAAAGTTGCAGACAGCAAATGTAAAGTGGCGCAAGACTATTGGGCGAACAACCAAAAAAATTGGGCTATTGTTAGAGCCAAATGGGATAATGTATTTGAAAGGGCGTCAGATTTAAAATTAGAGCATAAGGTTGATCATAAGCCTTTATACGCGCATTTCTTTTCAGAAGACTTTACATTTAACACCAAGACTGTAAACGACGTGATAGACTCTTATGTGATAGAATAA
- a CDS encoding TonB-dependent siderophore receptor — MSLNKNNITLYFVFFFVTLAFSQEQKKIDSDTIPAEHLEEVLITATRTVRQLSSLPLPVQIISKKEIQGSNNLRLSDILGEQTGLITVPDFGGGEGIQLQGLDSQYTLILVDGVPLIGRSAGTLDLSRVTVGNVQQIEIVKGASSSLYGSEALGGVINIITDKPKKGFGGHLNYRLGTFNTHDISSAINYKKDKLGASIFINRFSSDGYDLFDTDALNTVEPFSNYTLNTKLTYDLTESTDIFMSARYYSQNQDLIASETSAGESDLREWNTHLQLNHKYSEKWSSYFEFYATRYKADEFLNQTDGSRLSSSFFNQLLIRPEIRATYKPKANRTFIGGVGFNHETLDRTDFTDKPIFNSPYAYLQYDTNPTNKLNIILGARFDSHNAYASQFSPKAALRYEFNDRLAVKGSVGYGFKAPDFRQLYFNFSNATVGYTVLGYNAVSTTIPLLQEQGQIANIIVPISEFEDQLKTESSIGINLGADYKLSASLTLGLNLFRNAIDHLIDTRVIANKTNGQNVFSYFNVDQVYTQGLEFNTAWKPNNRLKITGGYQLLYAKDKGAEKAFDNGEVFARASPSSSSFQLNKKDYFGLYNRSRHMANLKLFYAIPKFKLDANIRATYRSKYGLIDSNGNGYLDSYDSFVSGYSIVDVALNKNIFQNYKLGFGFENIFDFKDPQNITNVPGRIIYGKLNIKF, encoded by the coding sequence ATGAGTCTAAATAAAAATAATATTACTCTTTATTTTGTATTTTTTTTCGTCACACTCGCTTTCTCGCAAGAACAGAAGAAGATCGATTCAGATACTATTCCTGCAGAACATTTAGAGGAAGTATTGATTACCGCTACACGAACTGTTAGACAACTATCATCATTGCCATTGCCCGTTCAAATTATTTCAAAAAAGGAGATACAGGGTTCCAATAACTTGCGCTTAAGCGATATTTTAGGAGAGCAAACCGGATTAATTACTGTTCCCGATTTTGGAGGTGGAGAGGGCATTCAACTTCAAGGCCTTGATTCGCAATATACCCTGATTCTGGTGGACGGCGTCCCACTTATTGGCCGCTCCGCAGGAACATTAGACTTGAGTAGAGTGACCGTTGGAAACGTTCAGCAAATAGAAATTGTGAAAGGCGCTTCTTCTAGTCTGTATGGCAGTGAGGCCTTGGGTGGCGTTATAAATATTATTACAGATAAACCAAAAAAAGGATTTGGCGGTCACCTAAATTATCGTTTAGGAACTTTTAACACCCATGACATCAGTAGTGCCATCAACTACAAAAAAGATAAGTTGGGAGCCAGTATATTTATTAATCGGTTCAGTAGTGATGGTTATGACCTTTTCGATACTGATGCGCTCAACACGGTTGAGCCCTTTAGTAATTATACCTTAAACACAAAACTCACCTATGATCTTACAGAATCTACAGATATTTTTATGTCTGCCAGATACTACTCCCAAAATCAGGATTTAATTGCTTCGGAAACATCCGCGGGAGAGAGTGATCTTAGGGAATGGAATACACATCTACAACTCAATCATAAGTACAGTGAGAAATGGAGCAGTTATTTTGAATTTTATGCCACGAGATATAAAGCGGACGAATTTTTAAATCAAACGGATGGCTCCAGGCTAAGTTCCTCTTTTTTTAATCAATTATTGATAAGGCCAGAAATTAGGGCCACCTATAAACCTAAAGCCAATAGGACTTTTATTGGCGGAGTTGGGTTTAATCATGAAACTCTTGACCGTACCGACTTTACAGATAAGCCCATCTTTAACTCGCCTTATGCCTATTTGCAATATGACACCAACCCCACGAATAAGCTGAATATTATTTTAGGTGCTCGTTTTGATAGCCATAATGCCTATGCCTCACAATTTAGTCCCAAAGCAGCCTTAAGGTATGAGTTTAACGATAGACTAGCGGTGAAAGGATCTGTAGGTTATGGTTTTAAAGCCCCAGATTTTAGACAGCTCTATTTTAATTTTAGCAACGCTACTGTGGGTTATACCGTCTTAGGTTATAATGCGGTAAGTACAACCATTCCTCTGTTACAAGAGCAGGGACAAATTGCCAATATCATTGTTCCAATTTCAGAATTTGAAGACCAATTAAAAACGGAAAGTTCCATAGGGATCAACTTAGGCGCAGATTATAAATTAAGCGCTTCCCTAACGTTGGGCCTAAATCTATTTAGAAATGCTATTGATCATCTCATTGATACTCGGGTGATAGCCAATAAGACCAATGGACAAAACGTCTTTAGTTATTTTAATGTAGATCAAGTGTATACCCAAGGTCTAGAATTTAATACAGCCTGGAAACCCAATAACCGTCTAAAAATTACAGGAGGTTATCAACTGCTATATGCTAAAGACAAGGGAGCTGAAAAAGCATTTGATAATGGGGAGGTTTTTGCCAGAGCGAGTCCGTCATCATCATCCTTTCAGCTTAACAAAAAAGATTACTTCGGTCTTTACAATAGGTCTCGGCACATGGCCAATTTAAAACTGTTTTATGCCATTCCCAAATTTAAACTAGACGCAAATATTAGAGCGACTTACAGAAGTAAATATGGTCTTATCGATAGCAATGGAAACGGATATCTTGATAGCTACGATAGTTTTGTTTCGGGCTATTCGATTGTTGATGTGGCTCTCAACAAAAATATATTTCAAAACTATAAGCTTGGCTTTGGTTTTGAAAACATCTTCGACTTCAAAGATCCACAAAACATAACCAATGTGCCAGGTCGAATTATCTACGGAAAACTTAATATTAAATTTTAA
- a CDS encoding HmuY family protein — protein MKTIKTIQSLALAVLFIGFSSCSNDDDNAAALLEVESENVSNLYAPQSGGQGQPVGGDFTKFDFATGQTTTSNTDWDIAFRGTAIIVNGGTSLGTADEPERTGEAAAYIIGGTLASVSQVDLALFEQDDETGYAIPSGSNNGWYSYAGEPTHLINPIPGKILVFKTRDGQFAKVEILSYYENAPESPSAFEDATPYYTFNYVYQPNAGLTTF, from the coding sequence ATGAAAACTATTAAAACCATTCAATCACTCGCATTAGCAGTACTATTTATAGGATTTAGTTCTTGTAGTAATGATGATGACAACGCAGCAGCTTTACTTGAGGTAGAATCTGAAAACGTTTCAAACCTTTATGCGCCGCAGTCTGGCGGACAGGGACAACCCGTAGGCGGTGACTTTACAAAATTTGATTTTGCTACCGGGCAAACCACAACAAGCAATACCGATTGGGATATTGCCTTTAGGGGGACTGCAATTATTGTAAATGGCGGTACGTCTTTAGGTACTGCAGATGAGCCAGAACGCACTGGAGAAGCAGCTGCCTATATTATTGGAGGTACATTGGCCTCTGTTTCGCAAGTAGACCTTGCTTTGTTTGAACAGGATGATGAGACTGGATACGCCATTCCATCAGGTAGTAATAATGGCTGGTACAGTTATGCTGGAGAACCAACCCATTTAATCAACCCGATACCAGGAAAGATCTTGGTGTTTAAAACAAGAGACGGGCAATTTGCAAAAGTTGAAATATTGAGTTATTATGAAAATGCTCCAGAAAGTCCAAGCGCTTTTGAAGATGCAACGCCATATTATACATTCAACTATGTATACCAACCTAACGCGGGTCTTACAACGTTTTAG
- a CDS encoding tetratricopeptide repeat-containing sensor histidine kinase encodes MSFKSYGQETSRRTDFDKIQDLRAQSNKSSNKFQEKLNFAKQALELSTKIGVDSSIISDYKNISLLYLYDGRYENYRKYAHKGLSLGKKIKDTLAMASAHFNVGQSHYIEFRNDSAYYHFSKSFELYDYLQDQNRKAKILLNLADIQDTEQDYIGSETNAIKALKLYEILPKTEVNLDRTWMLNNLLGIVSMKLGFNEKSLEYHTEAQNVAEDMRQEGFYNKVFSINNIAFVYRKQKDYDKSLELYQSLVDIREDYDDYDPTFYPLVLENMAYTKLIAGHTDYEAMERNFKEAYRISDSLDDPITKIAVSIDLSKYYFQRHQPDSSLKYANITYDLAKETSSNEILLDAIKVLSKLKSGEEGKAYLEEHIALSDSLLNVERNVRNKFARIEFETDKIEEENERMTVQRKWLLIVSVVLLLTLFLLYIIITQRNKNRELQFEKDQQKVNEEIYNLMLTQQDKVDEARAYEKKRISQEMHDGVLGRLFGTRLSLDSLNFSEGKDAMMSRANYISELKTIEEDIRKISHDLNTDFVSGSNFMAIVSELINKQTKAYQLKYHFDYADDLSWEEVSNKTKINLYRIIQEGLQNIYKHAEANEVEIGFKEKNGHICLTISDDGKGFDVHKSKKGIGLKNINNRVSELDGQVTFDSQKKKGTTVRILIPYKN; translated from the coding sequence GTGTCATTTAAAAGTTACGGGCAAGAGACTTCAAGAAGAACTGATTTTGATAAAATTCAAGATTTAAGAGCGCAGTCCAATAAGAGTTCTAATAAATTTCAGGAAAAATTAAACTTTGCTAAGCAGGCATTAGAATTATCTACAAAAATAGGTGTAGACTCATCAATCATATCAGATTATAAAAATATTTCTTTACTCTATCTTTATGATGGTCGCTATGAAAACTATCGTAAATACGCGCATAAGGGCCTGTCTCTGGGAAAAAAGATAAAAGATACTTTGGCCATGGCGTCTGCTCACTTCAATGTTGGTCAATCCCATTATATAGAATTTCGTAATGATAGTGCTTACTATCACTTTTCAAAGTCTTTTGAATTATATGATTATCTGCAAGATCAAAATCGTAAAGCAAAAATATTACTAAATCTCGCAGACATTCAGGACACTGAACAAGACTATATTGGAAGCGAGACCAATGCCATAAAAGCGCTTAAACTCTATGAAATTCTACCCAAAACAGAGGTGAATCTTGACCGAACCTGGATGTTGAATAACTTGCTTGGTATTGTTTCCATGAAATTGGGGTTTAATGAAAAGTCACTAGAGTACCATACTGAGGCGCAGAACGTTGCTGAAGACATGAGGCAAGAGGGATTCTACAACAAGGTTTTTTCTATCAACAACATTGCCTTTGTGTATCGTAAACAAAAAGATTACGATAAATCATTAGAACTCTATCAGAGCTTGGTGGATATTCGGGAGGATTATGATGATTATGATCCTACTTTTTATCCGCTAGTTCTTGAGAATATGGCCTACACTAAGCTCATTGCGGGGCACACCGATTATGAGGCTATGGAGCGTAACTTTAAAGAGGCCTACCGCATTAGCGATAGCCTCGATGATCCCATTACCAAAATAGCAGTAAGTATCGATCTCTCTAAATATTATTTTCAACGTCACCAACCTGATTCTTCTCTTAAATATGCCAACATAACCTATGATCTAGCCAAAGAAACCTCTTCAAACGAAATCTTATTAGATGCGATTAAAGTATTGTCGAAATTAAAATCAGGTGAAGAAGGGAAAGCATATCTCGAGGAGCATATTGCCCTGAGTGACAGTTTGCTTAATGTAGAGCGAAATGTGAGAAATAAGTTTGCCCGCATCGAGTTTGAAACTGATAAAATTGAGGAAGAAAATGAACGAATGACCGTGCAACGCAAATGGCTACTCATCGTTTCCGTTGTATTGCTGTTAACGCTATTTTTACTCTACATTATCATTACCCAAAGAAATAAAAATAGGGAACTCCAATTTGAGAAAGATCAACAAAAAGTAAATGAAGAGATTTATAACTTGATGTTGACCCAACAAGATAAGGTGGATGAAGCTAGAGCTTACGAGAAAAAAAGAATTTCCCAAGAAATGCATGATGGTGTTTTGGGGCGTTTGTTCGGTACGAGACTAAGCTTAGATAGTTTGAATTTTTCCGAAGGGAAAGATGCCATGATGTCTCGTGCCAATTATATTAGTGAGCTCAAGACCATTGAGGAAGATATTAGAAAGATTTCTCATGATCTTAATACAGATTTTGTTTCTGGATCTAACTTTATGGCGATTGTTTCTGAACTTATTAATAAGCAAACAAAAGCTTACCAATTAAAGTACCATTTTGATTATGCAGATGATTTGAGCTGGGAAGAGGTGTCCAATAAAACAAAGATCAATCTCTATAGAATAATTCAAGAGGGATTGCAGAACATTTACAAACATGCCGAGGCAAATGAAGTTGAGATTGGTTTTAAAGAAAAAAATGGGCATATTTGTTTAACCATTTCAGATGATGGTAAAGGTTTTGATGTGCATAAAAGCAAAAAAGGTATCGGCTTAAAAAACATCAATAATCGGGTTTCTGAACTTGACGGTCAAGTCACTTTCGACTCCCAAAAAAAGAAGGGTACCACAGTTCGTATTCTAATCCCCTATAAAAACTAA
- a CDS encoding response regulator, whose product MEHIHILMVDDHPIIIEGYQNTLMATKKEHQTLIIDTANNCDTANILLRKAADERPYDVCFFDISLPASSDGTITSGEDLAKICRALMPTTKVVILTMFNESFRIHGIVKEINPDGFLIKSDLTSLELSEAFQHILFDPPYYSSTVSSFLKKAISNDEYVDEINRKILYLLSQGIKTRSLTDHIDLSMSAIEKRKKQLKSLFKVEDGRDETLIMKAKEKGLV is encoded by the coding sequence ATGGAGCACATTCACATCTTAATGGTAGATGATCACCCTATTATCATAGAGGGGTATCAAAATACGCTCATGGCCACAAAAAAAGAGCATCAAACCCTCATCATTGACACTGCAAATAATTGCGATACTGCAAATATCTTATTGCGAAAGGCGGCAGATGAACGTCCCTATGACGTTTGTTTTTTTGATATTAGTCTGCCCGCTTCTTCAGATGGTACCATTACTTCAGGTGAAGATTTGGCGAAGATTTGTAGAGCGCTCATGCCGACTACCAAAGTTGTGATTTTAACCATGTTTAATGAGTCTTTTAGAATCCATGGTATTGTTAAAGAAATTAACCCAGATGGGTTTTTAATTAAAAGTGACTTGACCTCTTTGGAACTCTCTGAGGCCTTTCAACACATTTTATTTGACCCACCATATTATAGTAGTACAGTAAGCAGTTTTCTAAAAAAAGCCATCTCAAATGATGAGTACGTCGATGAGATTAATAGAAAAATTTTGTATCTCCTCTCACAAGGGATTAAAACCCGAAGCCTTACCGATCATATCGATCTTTCAATGAGTGCTATTGAAAAACGAAAAAAACAACTGAAGAGTTTATTTAAAGTTGAAGATGGAAGGGACGAAACTTTAATTATGAAAGCAAAAGAAAAAGGCTTAGTCTAA
- a CDS encoding BlaI/MecI/CopY family transcriptional regulator, with product MKQLTKAEEEIMQVLWQLQKAAVKDILEELPEPKPAYNTVSTIVRILENKGFVDYEKQGKGHLYFPLVLKQDYSNASITNLVDNYFQGSFKSMVSFFVKKNDMDLKEMEAILKDINKTN from the coding sequence ATGAAACAACTTACAAAGGCCGAAGAAGAAATCATGCAAGTGTTATGGCAATTGCAAAAAGCAGCCGTCAAGGACATTTTAGAAGAGCTTCCCGAGCCAAAACCAGCGTACAATACCGTCTCTACCATTGTACGGATTCTCGAAAATAAAGGCTTCGTGGATTATGAAAAACAAGGAAAAGGACATTTGTATTTTCCCTTAGTGCTCAAGCAAGATTATAGTAACGCTTCTATTACCAATTTGGTAGATAACTATTTTCAGGGCTCGTTTAAGAGTATGGTATCGTTTTTTGTTAAAAAGAATGATATGGACTTAAAGGAGATGGAGGCCATTTTAAAAGACATCAACAAAACAAATTAA